The sequence ttggaaagaaaaaaattacagaAGAAAGTTTATGCGAGTTTGAATAAGCTTCAAATTATTGTGAGAGTatgaaaaagattcaaattattaATGATTCAGACAAACCATTAAATTGAAATGGGACCACACAAAATTCAATCTTTCAAATTTTGTCGGTAAATGCATGAGACACgaattcaattattattatgcattattttttttattattataataataaaataataataaatgagatTGAACTTCggtcaaatttttaaattttaatgatttattattattttaataataacaataaatcattaaataaatttatttggaaataaattataatatttctaaatttaGTGTAATTTTCAATACacgtttagaaattatttttgcatgttagatattacgtcaaatattatggatatttatttgatatggacctgcaaatttaatattatgtttgcatttattttgaagttttttttaaatgcaaattgtattgaaaaatattttggtacatcaatattcacattatgttcatattaaattatattaagttgttcataatttgaaatgaacatatcaagtaagatttgaatataataaaataaaatatttcagattttcacaaatgaacaaataattctcactttatcactactctgataaaagagaaaaactgatgaggagcCTATATTTTCACATAAATGTGATCTTCACTTTATCATTAttctgattgaagagaaaaactgatggggaacatatttgttcatattaagtcaaaatgtgaatataaagttatttaatgaaaactTTTGGCTTATAAatattcacataaatgtggataattaaagtgaaatataattataagataacatgagaaaacatgatctggagagttcttcatagatcggtttaaactACCTTGACTAAccactggtctccctgaggAACGTTGCTCTcactaggagttaggtatttaaagggcattagcactacctatctttcctggAAGCACTCTTAgaaaatgttgattatgttactaaataattattatataaagtattaaaataaaaccaaaattttgtcCGGTGAACcgtataaatttaaataattgaggaatagccacaacatccttaattatggaaaattatgcattaagtggatttggatcacataatggacatcaattgtaattaattatataaacataataaattttaccccacacggattttttttatatttatataactaattaagttaaaatatcaaattatatttttcttaatttacccacatgagttaaggaaaatacattttgatagttttattataaagttacagaaaaatcttattgaattaaaattttagctcacaggcaaattttatgtcactagatttttataacatgaattacattggtaatacatgatattgtctcaaaattttaagcatatgatattttgtgcagttatgcaacctgcgagtttctctgatatgaaatgtgatattcccgaactaaaggacgataactataaaatatggaaagaaagaattcttcttcaattagggtggatgaatattgattatgctatacgaAAAGATgaaccatctgctattactgaaaacaacattccagatgatgttgatctttatgaaaaatgggagcgatctaatcgactctgcgtaatgttcataaagaccaaaatctctgctggtatgcgtggttctgtcgaccagcataacaatgtcaaagaattattgaaggctattgatgaacaatttcagGTTTCAGATAAGACACTTGCAAGTaccctaattatggaattctcttcattaaggctcaccagtgtgagaggtgtgcgagagcacataatgAAAAAGCGGGACATAGCGGCTCGGCTAAAGACACTagaagtggaaatgtctgaaaTTTTTCTCgtgcactacattttatgcactcttccacagcaatatggacccttcaaaatttcttacaacacacataaagataaatggtcaatcaatgaattaatgaccatctgtgttcaagaggaaggaaggttgttaatggaaacaagtgataatgtatttatgactacacaaggaaagtataagaagcaagccaaagtcaagggaaaagggaaaggaataattccaccccaacctgacatcaagaaagaatccaagtgtttcttctgtaaaaagacgagacacatgaagaaggattgcaataaatttaaggattggcttgaaaagaaaggtattcctacttcatttgtctgttatgaatataatatggttaatatgatttataacacatggtggattgattctggttctacaatccatgttacaaataccttgcaggatatgcaaaacctaaggaagccctagaaaatgagcggagcatctattcaggaaacaagatgtcttcgcatgtgaAAGCTATTAGGACTTGCTGCCTTATATTGgatagtggttttattttaaaattggaaaagacattttatgttcctagtttttctaggaatttaatttcggtttcaaaacttgtacctcttggttattcatttcagtttttggataaatcaataaatttgtttaataaatcaaatcttattggaaTTGGTATAAtggttgatggtcttttctctatttctttacaaaataatatcacaactatgcatgttcaaggaggtattaaaagatgtgttataaatgaagattcttCTATATTATGGCATCAGAGATTGAGACATATCTCCatagagagaattaaaagattagtaaatgatggagtactcagtactttagattttactaattttgagacttgtgtggactGCATAAAGGGAAAGTagaccaataagtctaaaaaaggtgtcaagaggagtacagaaatattagagatcatacattcagatatttgttgtccagatatggacatgcaaagtccgaaatacttcatctctttcattgatgattactcatgatacatgtatatctacatgcttcataacaaaaacgaagcactagaagcctttaaggtttttaaggctgaagtggagaagcaatatggaaaacatattaagatcgtgagaactgatagaggtggagaatattacggtagatacaTTGAGAATGGACAAGCACCTGGTCCGTTTGCCAAGTTTATCCAGGAACATGGGATTGTTGgccaatatactatgcctggttctccggaccaGAATGGcatagctgagaggagaaatcgaacattattggacatggtgaggagcatgttAGTAGCTCaaaacttcctaaatccttgtggattgaagctcttaagacagctgtgtatatattaaaccgagttccaactAAGGCTGTCCCAAAGACGCCATTGGAGTTATTTAAAcgttggaaaccgagtttgcaacatatacgcaTTTGGGGTTGTCTTTCAGAAATAAaagtttacaacccacatgaaaagaaactggacccaagaactataagtggatatttcattaGGTATGCCGAAAAATCCAAATGGTACAaattctattgtccatctcacaacactagaattgtgaaatcaagaaatgcaaaatttcttgaaaatgacttgattagtgggagtaATCAGGACATAATTTTTtagaatgatcacattaatgTACAACCTTCTTATTCAAATGACAGATTGAtcgttattcacacccctcaagaccaaatgggtGTTAGACAACTAATtactgaagttccacaaatcgctgatgaaaatccagtagatcaagttgttaatgaagaacaacaagaaattgttgatcaatcaaacaaccttaggagatctactagaattAGAAGATCAActatatctagtgattatgttgtgtatttacaagaatcggacTTTAGCATcggagccgaaaatgatcctgaaacgttttcacaagccatgagttgtaatgagtcaaaactatgatttaatgctatgaaagaagagatgaattctatggcagttAATGAAGTCTGGGATCTTATTATGTTGTTTGATGGTGTAAAAGCtattggatgtaaatgggtcttcataacaaagaaagactcgttaggcaacattgaaagatataaagcaagactcgttgctaaaggattcactcagcaggaaggaatcgattataaggaaaCTTTTTCTTCTGTATCTAAGAAAGATTCTCtccgtatcattctagcattggttgcacattttgacttcgatttacaacaaatggatgtaaaaacagcttttctcaatggagaactagaggaagaggtttatatgaaacaacctgaaggattcttctctagtaatggtgagaaattggtttgtaagcttaagaaatctatatatggattaaAACAAGCTTCATGTCaattgtatttaaaatttcatgataNtatgaaacaacctgaaggattcttctctagtaatggtgagcaattggtttgtaagcttaagaaatctatatatggattgaaacaagcttcccgtcaatggtatttaaaatttcatgatgttatctcttcattcggattcgttgagaacctcatggatcaatgtatataccagaaggtcagtgggagcaagatttgtttccttattctatatgtggatgatatattacttgcaaccaatgataagggtttgttatatgaggtgaaacaatttctctctaaaaattttgatatgaaggatatgggtgatgcatcttatgtcattggcattaagatacatagagacagaattcgaggtattataggtctgtctcaagaaacctatatcaacaaagttttagagagatatcggatgaaagattgttcaccaagtatagctcctgttgtgaaaggcgataaattcaatttgagccaatgcccaaagaatgatctagagcgggaacaaatgaaaaacattccttatgcttctgctgtcggaagcttgatgtatgctcaagtttgcactagacctgacattgcatttgttgttaggatgttgggaagatatcagagtaatccaggtttagaccattggaaagctgcaaagaaagtcatgaggtaccttcaagggaccaaagattatatgattatgttcagacgaactaagaatttggaagtaattggctactctgattcagactacgctggctgcattgattcaagaaaatctacttcaggatatatttttatgctagctggtggagctgtatcttggagaagtgcaaagcagacattgacaGCTAattccactatggaagctgagtttgtatcttgttttgagacaacctcacatggtgtatgattgaagagtttcatttcaaggcttagaattatggattctatatctaggccattaagaatagattgtgacaattcagctgttgtttttatggctaaaaataacaaaagtggtagtcgaagcaagcacatcgacattaagtatttagccatatgagaacgtgttaaagataagaagttacttatcgagcacattagcactgaattgatgattgcggatcctttgactaagggcattccaccattgaaatttaaggatcatacagaaagaataggacttggttcctttatgtaattttgttgtaagaacaaatttaatgaaactgtgatgtgatattttctcatatttgttgtgtacacattcattgattgagaaatatcaataaagttggataTCGAATAAACATTGGGTTTATCCATTAAGTTATATAGATTTGAGAGACATAATGcattgtaatacatggaagataatattcgttttaagatgacctatcgccatgattcatgtattttgttttctcctatggtaaatgaaatatatgtgtcAAGTGANagacgattgaggtccctaagcacacacctcataagaaatatacaccatctatcGAGATGatggagtgcttagaaggcttcaaccgaGAGGAAAAGCAGagaaatcaaaaattttcaatggtCGTAGGTAATACTCGATCTGCTTCCGCATATAGTTTTTTCATGTTTCATGTATACGtaaaaaacatgaattttaagaaaaattctaACAAAAAGTTAATGAGGTAGAGTTATACAATGCTCTACAATACGAGGAACAACCTTTAAagattttaggaaaaaaaaaagaaaaaattgaggAATAAAGCTATTCTTCTAGTTAAAGTGTAGTGGCTCAAACATGGAGCCGAAGAGACGACTTTGGAACTACAAGACAAGATGAGAAAATTCAAACCAGATTTATTTGAGTAAGACAAGTAGCTAATGCCAaaactttatatttataaattcataCATTACAATCATTTATTTGTCAAGGTGCATTATTTGAGCATATTTGTGACATACATACTAAATTTCGAGAATGAAAGTTTTTAAGAAGAGAGGAAATGTAACACCCCAAAATTTTGACCAAGTAAATTtagggatatatatatatacacacacacactaagtTATGATTGCCTCGACCTTTGGTAATGTTAAAATTAGGTATGATATAAATTTCGTTGGCATGGGAATTTGGTTAGCTGTAATATGaacttttaaataataataataataatgatttagttacttaataatttaaatattgttgTTATTGATACTTTATTGGTTCTTTTTCTATCAGAATTAAGTATTCTGTTGTGTTTGGTGATGTTCTAGTTGATATGCGTGTCGTGTGAGCCACTTTTTTATTTCTGCTCGTCAAAGTGTTGTATGTGTTGATGTATGAGAGACAACTCTTGTCTCTTTATGATCACAGTGCTGCTTGAAGAGGCCTCATTGTGGATATTGTTATGTTATATATGTCATGTGAGCAATATCTAGGTTCTTGCTAGTCAAAGTATTGTATGTGAGTGAATATGTGACCCAcgtcttgttttcttttgtcaAAGTGTTGCATGATAAAGATTTTGATCTGGATTATGTAATTTCTTTCTTCTTGAATCATGGCATTCTATCTGCATTcgtatttattatttgttaatgTGAAAGCTTTTGTCGTTATCATTGAGATCTATTTAGTGGCTGAATGTAGAAATGTACTGAATAATTTTGGTTTCAGGTAATAATGTGGATGCAGAAGGTTAATAAGTAGTATAGAAGAGATCATTGAGGATGAGGATAACATGGAAGATGATTTGGAGAGCTTGGAGACTCGAGTTAttccattttgaatttttctaggAATCGTGAattatttcttttcaaatattttggcaAGTACTTAGTGagactaatttatttattcaataatttGATTGAGAGATTAACACGATGATTCTTCCAATAAATAGattatgattatttaaaaatttgaggTTTATGTGTTGATTCTATAAGTTACCAATATTTTAAAGAAGACTTAAATTACTATAAATTAGTTCGTATGTGTGAGCGCGGTAATCCGGGCCTTATATTTTATCAGCTAGTACTCGATACACACAcaagaaaataaacaaatcCAATTGAGATTAatgcaatatatataaaatcaatttttaatttattttttctttatatagATAGCATACTTACTATTTAATATAGTAGTATGAAACCGATTTTGAATTAGTTCTGGAACCAAATTCAAACGAATCAGATTAAAAAGATTTTGGATGCATTTTGAAACAAACCAATCCGATTCactattaattttgaatttgatcAAACCCGAAACCAATTATATTGATTCCAAATTGAACCGGATATTGTTACGGATTGGACCAGATTAAACGAAACCGAATGCagatttttttacattattatgTTCTATAGTTATAAGTCCCATATCTCTGTAAATTCCGGTTCTTTTTTCTTGAGTTGTAGTGCATTTTATGTTAGCTTataaaaatttagatttttttttatttcttataagaaaattaaaatataaaatgatataatcacaTATAAATTTACATCCAATAAGAAATATTACTGGACCAACAAAATGTCATGTAGCTTCGATAACTTGGTATCATTTTTCGATCGACAAACATAAACAAAAGGTTATTCCTATGAATATATTCACCTCCAGCGATGGATCCAATGGCGGCGTGTGGCACCATTAGGGGCATTGGATGATTCGTCATATCGTGTTAGACAAATTCCACTGCTTCCACCGTTTCAATCACGTGTCATCCCAATAttttagcttctattacaaacCATTTCAATTTGCTATCCCTTAATCATTGTTTCTTGCCCTTAATTATTGTCAGTTTCTATTAATGTATCCTTTTACCTTGTATATTGTGCTTGTAACCATTATATATACATTGTTCGATAATGAATGAATTACGAAGTTCACAAATTTCACATGGTATGTGAGCAGTGAACAATCTCATTTTCATTTCATCCTTCATTTTTCTTCATCATGGCCGAAGATGAAGAGATCTCAAACAGCACCATGCCAACACCCATCAAAACAAATTCCTACGCCATTCATCATTCTGATAGCCCGTCCACAATCCTTGTCACTCCTCTCTTAATAGGAGACAACTATGGATCTTGGAGTCGTGCAATCACGATGGCGCTTCGAGCAAAGAACAAACTGATTTTCGTTGATGGCTCTCTTCCGGTTCCTTCCAAAAAGGATGACATTTCTAATTGGGAACGATGCAACGACCTGGTAAGTAGTTGGATTCTCAACTCTGTTTCCCTAGACATTCGTCCGAGCATCTTTTACGCTGATATTGCAGTGCAGATCTGGATTGAATTAAAGGAGCGCTTCTCTCAATCAAATGCGTCCAAAATTTATCAACTGAAACAGTCTATTACTGGCCTTAAGCAAGAAGGCATGTATGTCTCCTTGTATTTCACACAACTCAAATCATTAGGGTATGAACTCAACTCCATCATTCCCATTCCTCCTTGTATATGTGGCAATGCAAAAGGCATCATCGACAATCAACATCAAGACCGTGCTATGGGTTTTCTGCAGGGACTTTCATGATAGTTTCTCGGCAGTTCGAAGCCAAATTCTCCTAATGGAACCATTTCCATCCATTCAGCGTAATTAGTATCTGGTACGCCAAGAGGAGAAGCAACAAGAAATCAATATCTAGACAATTCCCAACATCGACTCTGTTGCACTTCAAGCATCCAAAGCAGCGCCTCGaccttttggaaaacgttcgcACCCTTTCTGTGATCATTGCAATAAAAACGACCACACACTCGCCACATGCTACCAACTCTATGGATTTCCTGACAAACAAGGAAAAAGATCAGTCCCGTCTCCAGCCACTACCGTTGCCCCTCCTACTCAATTGACGCCTGACCAATACAACAAAGTCCTTGCACTCTTGGCCGCTAGAAAATCAGATGGGCCATCAGCTCACCTAGCAGGTACATGATTCTAACTTGTTCTTTCCCTTATTGGATTATTGATTCAGGGGCATCAAACCATATATGCACATCTTTATCCTCATTCTCTTTTTATACATCTGTCGAAAAATCTTTATCGATTCAGATACCCGATGCTTCTTATGCGCCTGTGATTCAAATAGGCACTGTTCACTATTCTCCATCACTCACACTTGAGAATGTTTTCCACATACCATCTTTTAAGTTCAATATGCTATCTATATCACAATTAACAAATCAAGTAATTGTGATgtgattttttcttcttcttctcaatgTATTTTTCATGATCGAACAACGAAGAAGATGATTGGTCGGGGTAGTGCTCGCAATGGACTCTACTATCTTGATGCAAATTTAGCTTGCGATTCTGCCCTTTCATTTCAGTTCTGTAATAAGTTTGATATATGGCATGATAGACTCAGCCATCCATCAACATCTCGTTTTCATTTCATTGTTTAGAATTTTTCAAACGTTAATGCCAATAAAAGTTTCATTTGTGACGTTTGTCCACGGGCTAAACAATCACGACTCTCCTTTTCTTGCAGTACCTCGAATTCTTCTCATTGTTTGAATTAATCCATGTTGATATTTGGGGTGCTTTTTCTATACCATCGCATAATGGTTCGCGTTATTTCTTGATGATTGTAGATGATTATTCAAGATGTACTTGgatatatttaatgaaaaacaaatgtgaaacttttaatattttgaatcaTTTCTTCAACCAAATGAATCAgcaatttaacaaaaaatttcaaaaatcagtTCTTGTACTTGAGGAATTTTTCTCCCTCAATTGCAAGTCATTCGTTCCGACAACGACATTGAATTTCTTtctaagaaaaagaaaacttgGTTTCACGCTAACGGTGATACTCACTAGCGAAGTTGCGTTGCAACTCCCCAACAAAATGGGATTGTTGAACGAAAATATCGTCATCTTCTTGATGTCACACGAATTCTACGATTTCAGGCCAATCTGCCGCTTTCTTTTTGGGGAGATTGCATTCTTACTGCAGCATTTCTCATTAATAAACTTCCCACACCAATACTACAGTACAAGTCACCTCATCAAATTTTACTTGGAACCACTCCATCGTACTCATCCTTACGGGTTTTTCGGTTGCTTATGTTCTGCAAAAAATGTGCACATTCAACATAAGTTCGATGCATGAGCCAAACCCGGTATCTTTGTCGGTTACCCCTTTGGACAAAAAGGATATTGTGTTTATGACATAACTACGCGGCGAATATCCGTTTCCCACCATGTCATCTTCCATGAATCTGTCTCTCCATATCGAGATATTCTTTCTCCATCATCAAGTGAATCAATCTCTATCACTCCACTTAATGATGATGAAACATTTGATATTTCTATTCCTTTAGTGTCTCGTCCTCACAACAATGACGCGCCTTCATACATGAACAATACTTATCATAATACTACGCTTCCAATAAGTTCACAACCTAATTCAGATAATGCTTCACCACCAACAGGCACATCCTCATGTTCTGTTACACCAGTACCCACTCATCCTCAACAGACTTGTCGCCCCCCACCTCATGTCAACGATTACATATGTAATCATTTTTCTTCGTCCACCCATTTTTCTTTGacgaattatttttctttatcgCGCTTTCACAGCTCTCATCGTGCTTTTCTCGCTACCGTACTTAGCAATCAAGAGCCATGTTCTTATTCCCAAGTTGTGAGATCGATCCATTGGCGTGAAGCAATGTCAAATGAAATTCGTGCCCTTGAATCAAATGATAGTCTTTATGTCCACTTCCTCATAATAAAACACCTTATCGGTTGTAAATGGGTAtacaaaatcaaatatcatTCTGATGGTACAAGCGAACGTTATAAAGTACGCTTAGTAGccaaaggatatactcaaattGAAGGTGTCATTCCAGTTGCCAAACTTGTCACTGTGTGTCTCCTCCTCTCCATATCGTACCCATGAATTCAAAAATCTTGCACAACATAAATCTTCTCCATAAACGAGACTCAAACCGAAGACCTTGTTTGTGACGAAACAAGTTTAACATCACTCGAAccaacatatatcaataattttttcatatatttaataaaaacattcataaaaaCATCAATAACAAGAGATAAATCGAATAAATGtgaagaatattttatttatttattattatctgaataaatttatttatcttcaCATTTTAGCCTTTACGCACACTCCCTCTGGCAAGCTTTGAAACAAGCAAGCGTAGGAGGGTCAAAACCATTGCTTCTGACGCACCCTTCGTAGCAGTACTTCAGGCACTCCTCTCTAGTACCTGCATCGGCAATTGCGAAAAGCGCTAGCACGATTAATGCAACCACAAGCACGAGTTCTTTgcccttcaatttttttcccGTCATTAATTTTTTGCCTCTTCACTTGTTTAATTTGTGGAGATGAAGGGAGGCCTATTCTGtagcatatttatatataagatttattattattattattattattattattattattattattattaaatgtggattatattatatttacaaGAAATTATTATCGTTATCAATAAATGTGGATTACATATTATATTTACAAGATATTGGTAATCGATATACAATATATTGCGAATATATTTTGGGAAAGTTGTGTATATAATGTTATTACTTATACTAATACATGTAATCCATGGATATTGCAAATATCTGTAATTGATTCTTTTGATTTTATTAGGTCCATTCATTTGACTTTTTTTTCCTGCATTAAATTGAATTAATTGCATATATAATGGAAAGATAATTTATAAATACCTTTTTTTTATTCAGTTGCCTTTTATATAGACcaaattttgactttttttcctTATAAAAGGTTTGGATGTAAAAGGATATTTTGTGACCTCTTATATaagccaattttttttaattattattataaaagatTTGAATATAAAAGGATATTTTGTGATATCATGAGGAAGTATCTCGAATAAATTAGGTAATGTTTGGTAAGTATGACTTGACGAAGTTGAGATGAcacatttgttttatttatatcATGTTTGTCTCGTTTTTTAGTCGTAATATTTTCATCAATTGGCTCATGATGATACCATATGTGGATTACATTAAACATTCATCTTTATCTACATGATTATCATATGATAAGTACGATatgaatgaaattttaaaatcataccttTTGAAAATCATGGTTGATTTAGATTTTGCAAAGATATTTaagatattataattataaattaatagatAAAAACACGACAATGAGTCGAGTTAACGAATATATAATTCATCTTTATACATTACTCATCTCTATTTTGTCTCGCTTATTATTCATAACTTAAATCATCATCCATAGAACCAAACGCTATCTTATTGTATATGGGGTCTAATGAAACCAGATATTGACCCagaatgtaaaataatattgagCTATTGATCTATATTGAGGGAAGTTGAGCACTACCctctatcaatattttttaagatacatatgatttaaagaaaatgatttcaATTTTGTCTCTCGTTCAATCCAACttaattcgatttttttttgttttggattGGGTTACACTCTCAATCTGATAAATTCAAAACCAATTCAATAAGATATCATGCATGATTGGTTTGGTTTCATCACCAAACAATCCGGAACcggttcaatctggttcagtaCTAGTCCGATTCGATTCGGTAACATACCGTATAAATCATGTAATCGTTCATGCAATAAAGCTAGCCAAAATTaatttacaataaatattttcaatttttgccTAAGTAATTTCAGAATATCTTCCCGAATCTGTTTCCACATTTGTGTTTCAACTAAATCATATACACAAGATAAGTagcttttcaatttatttatatattattttagatgTAAAAATAATCGTAAACTATGTTTTAACCATATTCTTAAGACAATagttttatttgaaatataaacacaattacaatgttttttttttctagttaCACAATCTGTGTTTCATCTGTTGTATTATAACAAAACTTTTGTGAGAAAgtttcacgagtcaattttatgagacagatgtCCTAATTAGATCACTcatacaaaaaattattttatgtcaaatattattaattattgtaaatatggacatggttgactcgtctcacgaa comes from Primulina huaijiensis isolate GDHJ02 chromosome 5, ASM1229523v2, whole genome shotgun sequence and encodes:
- the LOC140977485 gene encoding uncharacterized protein; translated protein: MAEDEEISNSTMPTPIKTNSYAIHHSDSPSTILVTPLLIGDNYGSWSRAITMALRAKNKLIFVDGSLPVPSKKDDISNWERCNDLVSSWILNSVSLDIRPSIFYADIAVQIWIELKERFSQSNASKIYQLKQSITGLKQEGMYVSLYFTQLKSLGYELNSIIPIPPCICGNAKGIIDNQHQDRAMGFLQGLS